From a region of the Streptomyces sp. NBC_00193 genome:
- a CDS encoding phosphotransferase family protein, whose product MTSAPDPAPAPDRTAAPSAAPSGPRGLDLERLRGHLDRALPGLVAGPLTGRLIEGGRSNLTYEVGDGSSRWVVRRPPLGHVLATAHDMRREHRVIAALHGTAVPVPEPLLLCEDEAVLGAPFYVMEYVDGVPFRTAGELAALGPERTRRAVLGLVDTLVDLHAVDPEAVGLGDFGRPEGFLDRQLRRWGKQLAASRGRELAGIDELHGALGRALPDSPAPTVVHGDFRLDNVLIGGTTSGADEIRAVLDWEMSTLGDPLTDLGLLVMYSSDLGLTDSPVSTTSAAPGHPAPAELIERYAARSGRDVSQVAWYTAFAWFKLAVILEGIHYRFTLGQTVGAGFDRIGELVPVFIEHGLTTLRQPHEG is encoded by the coding sequence ATGACCTCAGCCCCGGACCCGGCCCCCGCACCGGATCGCACCGCGGCTCCTTCCGCGGCCCCCTCCGGCCCGCGGGGCCTCGATCTGGAGCGGCTGCGCGGTCATCTCGACCGGGCGCTGCCGGGCCTCGTGGCCGGGCCGCTGACCGGCCGGCTGATCGAAGGCGGCCGCTCGAACCTCACGTACGAGGTGGGCGACGGGAGCTCCCGGTGGGTGGTGCGCCGGCCGCCGCTGGGGCACGTACTGGCCACCGCGCACGACATGCGGCGCGAGCACCGGGTCATCGCGGCGCTGCACGGCACCGCGGTGCCGGTGCCCGAGCCGCTGCTGCTGTGCGAGGACGAGGCCGTGCTGGGCGCGCCGTTCTACGTGATGGAGTACGTGGACGGGGTGCCGTTCCGGACGGCCGGCGAGCTCGCCGCGCTCGGCCCCGAGCGGACCCGGCGGGCGGTGCTGGGCCTGGTGGACACCCTGGTCGACCTGCACGCCGTGGACCCGGAGGCGGTGGGCCTGGGCGATTTCGGGCGGCCCGAGGGCTTCCTGGACCGGCAGCTGCGCCGCTGGGGCAAGCAGCTCGCGGCGTCCCGGGGGCGGGAGCTCGCCGGGATCGACGAGCTGCACGGTGCGCTCGGGCGCGCCCTGCCCGACTCCCCGGCGCCCACGGTGGTGCACGGGGACTTCCGGCTGGACAACGTGCTGATCGGCGGAACCACCTCCGGCGCCGACGAGATCCGGGCGGTGCTGGACTGGGAGATGTCCACGCTCGGCGATCCGCTGACGGACCTCGGGCTGCTGGTGATGTACAGCTCCGACCTGGGGCTGACCGACTCCCCGGTCAGCACGACCAGCGCGGCCCCCGGCCACCCGGCTCCCGCCGAGCTGATCGAGCGGTACGCGGCCCGCTCGGGCCGGGACGTCTCGCAGGTCGCCTGGTACACGGCCTTCGCCTGGTTCAAGCTCGCGGTGATCCTCGAAGGCATCCACTACCGCTTCACGCTCGGGCAGACCGTCGGCGCGGGCTTCGACCGGATCGGCGAGCTGGTCCCGGTTTTCATCGAGCACGGTCTGACCACACTCCGGCAACCGCACGAAGGCTGA
- a CDS encoding MBL fold metallo-hydrolase, whose translation MPAEEPYVVQPAPGVYAYVQPDGGWCLNNAGFVTGGGRTLLVDTAATERRALALRAAVLAAGAPLPRTVVNTHHHGDHTYGNGVFAPEALVLGHENARSEQLAAGRQLELIWPATDFGSLDITAPDLTYGDRMTLYVGETEVRVIHPGVAHTTGDSIVWLPEQQVVFTGDLVFAEGTPFLAMGSLAGSLRALELLRSLGAETVVPGHGPLTDPGAYEATERYLRYVAELAREGRAKGLTPLETARQADLGEFAGWRESERLVSNLHRAYAELAGEPEGVPLDILAVLQDMTVMNGGTPILCHA comes from the coding sequence ATGCCCGCCGAAGAGCCCTACGTCGTCCAGCCCGCGCCCGGGGTCTACGCCTACGTGCAGCCGGACGGCGGCTGGTGCCTCAACAACGCCGGTTTCGTGACCGGCGGCGGCCGGACGCTGCTCGTCGACACGGCGGCCACCGAGCGGCGGGCGCTGGCCCTGCGCGCGGCGGTGCTGGCCGCGGGGGCGCCGCTCCCCCGCACGGTGGTCAACACCCACCACCACGGCGACCACACCTACGGCAACGGCGTGTTCGCCCCGGAGGCACTGGTCCTGGGGCACGAGAACGCGCGTTCCGAGCAGCTCGCCGCCGGGCGCCAGCTGGAGCTGATCTGGCCGGCGACCGACTTCGGCTCGCTGGACATCACCGCGCCCGACCTGACGTACGGCGACCGGATGACGCTGTACGTCGGGGAGACCGAGGTACGGGTCATCCACCCGGGCGTCGCACACACCACGGGCGATTCCATCGTCTGGCTGCCCGAGCAGCAGGTCGTCTTCACCGGCGACCTGGTCTTCGCGGAGGGCACGCCGTTCCTGGCCATGGGCTCGCTGGCCGGTTCGCTGCGGGCGCTGGAGCTGTTGCGCTCGCTGGGCGCGGAGACGGTCGTACCGGGCCACGGCCCGCTGACGGATCCCGGGGCGTACGAGGCCACCGAGCGCTATCTGCGGTACGTGGCCGAGCTGGCCCGGGAGGGCCGCGCGAAGGGGCTGACCCCGCTGGAGACGGCCCGGCAGGCCGATCTCGGGGAGTTCGCCGGCTGGCGGGAGAGCGAGCGGCTGGTGTCCAACCTGCACCGGGCGTACGCGGAGCTGGCCGGTGAGCCCGAGGGGGTCCCGCTGGACATCCTGGCGGTGCTGCAGGACATGACGGTGATGAACGGCGGGACGCCGATCCTCTGCCACGCCTGA
- a CDS encoding DUF202 domain-containing protein, which yields MATGPGGRDAGLQPERTRLAWRRTTLSCAVVAVLALRQALHGSGSLVAVAGCAVIALLLLAFMGVAHRRVRELAAARPAGLAVGAALAATACTVGLAVFAMALIV from the coding sequence GTGGCGACAGGCCCTGGCGGGCGTGACGCGGGGCTGCAGCCCGAGCGGACCCGGCTCGCGTGGCGGCGTACGACGCTGTCCTGCGCGGTGGTGGCCGTACTGGCGCTGCGCCAGGCCCTGCACGGGTCCGGCTCCCTGGTGGCGGTCGCCGGGTGCGCGGTGATCGCGCTGCTCTTGCTGGCCTTCATGGGGGTGGCGCACCGGCGGGTGCGGGAGCTGGCGGCGGCGCGGCCGGCCGGGCTCGCCGTGGGTGCGGCGCTGGCCGCGACGGCGTGCACGGTGGGCCTGGCCGTGTTCGCGATGGCGCTCATCGTGTGA
- a CDS encoding YidH family protein gives MIDFVKDVRLWFAPARVRDEGETPDYRFSLANERTFLAWIRTALALIGGGFAVDQFLPDLRWAVRVAMAFALLAVGAACSLRAVNHWVRCERAMRRGEDLPMSRFPVVLSLGVGLVAVAMVVVVLLGWTKGR, from the coding sequence GTGATCGACTTCGTCAAGGACGTGCGGCTGTGGTTCGCGCCGGCTCGGGTGAGGGACGAGGGCGAGACCCCCGACTACCGCTTCTCGCTGGCCAACGAGCGGACCTTCCTGGCCTGGATCAGGACCGCCCTGGCCCTGATCGGCGGCGGGTTCGCCGTGGACCAGTTCCTGCCCGACCTGCGGTGGGCGGTGCGCGTGGCGATGGCCTTCGCGCTGCTCGCGGTGGGCGCGGCCTGCTCCCTGCGCGCGGTGAACCACTGGGTGCGGTGCGAGCGGGCCATGCGGCGCGGCGAGGACCTGCCGATGTCCCGGTTCCCGGTGGTGCTGAGCCTGGGGGTCGGGCTGGTCGCGGTGGCGATGGTGGTGGTCGTCCTGCTCGGCTGGACGAAGGGGCGGTGA
- a CDS encoding NUDIX hydrolase produces MSAADEVLDVVDREDRVTGRAPRGEVYAAGLIHRCAFVLARDGEGRIFTHRRTDSKLVFPSFYDMFVGGVVGAGESYAQAALREAEEELGVAGLGLPQPEPLFKFLYEGPGGSWWSYVHEVRCELPVRPQASEVAWHAWLSEEEVARRVADGSWPWVPDGLEAYRRLREFLSGRG; encoded by the coding sequence ATGAGCGCGGCCGACGAGGTACTGGACGTGGTGGACCGGGAGGACCGGGTGACGGGGCGCGCGCCGCGGGGCGAGGTGTACGCGGCCGGGCTGATCCACCGCTGCGCGTTCGTGCTGGCGCGGGACGGGGAGGGGCGGATCTTCACGCACCGGCGGACGGATTCGAAGCTGGTCTTCCCCTCGTTCTACGACATGTTCGTGGGCGGGGTGGTCGGCGCCGGCGAGAGCTACGCGCAGGCGGCCCTGCGGGAGGCGGAGGAGGAGCTGGGGGTGGCGGGGCTCGGGCTGCCCCAGCCCGAGCCGCTGTTCAAGTTCTTGTACGAGGGCCCGGGCGGTTCCTGGTGGAGCTACGTGCACGAGGTCCGCTGCGAGCTGCCGGTCCGGCCGCAGGCCTCGGAGGTGGCCTGGCACGCGTGGCTCTCCGAGGAGGAGGTGGCGCGGCGGGTCGCGGACGGCTCCTGGCCGTGGGTGCCGGACGGGCTGGAGGCGTACCGCAGGCTGCGGGAGTTCCTCTCGGGGCGGGGGTAG
- a CDS encoding FAD-binding dehydrogenase: MTYDADVIVIGAGLAGLVATAELVDAGRKVILLDQEPEQSMGGQAHWSFGGLFFVDSPEQRRMRIKDTRELALQDWSGTAGFDREEDAWPRRWAEAYVDFAAGEKRPWLHAQGVRFFPVVGWAERGGYDANGHGNSVPRFHITWGTGPGLVEPFERRVRAGVARGLVQLKFRHRVTGLSRTAGTLDTVTGEVLAPSDAVRGTASGREATGEFSLRAQAVIVTSGGIGGNHDLVRAQWPARLGTPPARMLSGVPAHVDGLMLGIAEGAGASHINKDRMWHYTEGIENWNPIWSKHGIRILPGPSSLWLDATGKRLPVPLFPGFDTLGTLDHIMKTGHDHTWFVLNQRIIGKEFGLSGSEQNPDLTGKSVRGVIDRARQAVPGPVKAFMDNGADFVVEKDLSALVRGMNAITKDGLLDEETVRREIVSRDREIANPFTKDLQVTAIHGARKYLGDKLIRTAAPHRILDPAAGPLIAVRLSILTRKSLGGLETDLSSRVLTATGEPLPGLYAAGEAAGFGGGGVHGYRALEGTFLGGCIFSGRAAGRAAAEAVS, translated from the coding sequence ATGACGTACGACGCAGACGTGATCGTGATCGGGGCCGGGCTCGCGGGCCTCGTGGCCACCGCCGAGCTCGTCGACGCCGGCCGCAAGGTCATCCTGCTCGACCAGGAGCCCGAACAGTCCATGGGCGGCCAGGCCCACTGGTCCTTCGGCGGCCTGTTCTTCGTCGACTCGCCCGAACAGCGCCGCATGCGGATCAAGGACACCCGCGAGCTGGCCCTCCAGGACTGGTCCGGCACCGCCGGCTTCGACCGCGAGGAGGACGCCTGGCCGCGCCGCTGGGCCGAGGCCTACGTGGACTTCGCGGCCGGCGAGAAGCGCCCCTGGCTGCACGCCCAGGGCGTCCGCTTCTTCCCCGTCGTCGGCTGGGCGGAGCGCGGCGGCTACGACGCGAACGGCCACGGCAACTCCGTCCCCCGCTTCCACATCACCTGGGGCACCGGCCCCGGCCTCGTGGAGCCCTTCGAGCGCCGGGTACGGGCCGGGGTGGCCCGCGGGCTGGTCCAGCTGAAGTTCCGCCACCGGGTCACCGGGCTCTCCCGTACCGCGGGCACCCTCGACACCGTGACCGGCGAGGTCCTGGCCCCCTCCGACGCCGTGCGCGGCACCGCGAGCGGCCGCGAGGCCACCGGGGAGTTCTCCCTGCGCGCCCAGGCCGTGATCGTGACCAGCGGCGGCATCGGCGGCAACCACGACCTCGTACGGGCCCAGTGGCCCGCCCGCCTGGGCACCCCGCCCGCGCGGATGCTCTCCGGGGTCCCGGCCCACGTGGACGGCCTGATGCTCGGCATCGCGGAAGGGGCGGGCGCCAGCCACATCAACAAGGACCGGATGTGGCACTACACCGAGGGCATCGAGAACTGGAACCCGATCTGGTCCAAGCACGGCATCCGGATCCTGCCCGGCCCGTCCTCGCTCTGGCTGGACGCCACCGGCAAGCGGCTGCCCGTGCCGCTGTTCCCCGGCTTCGACACCCTCGGCACGCTCGACCACATCATGAAGACCGGGCACGACCACACGTGGTTCGTCCTCAACCAGCGCATCATCGGCAAGGAGTTCGGGCTCTCCGGGTCCGAGCAGAACCCGGACCTGACGGGCAAGTCGGTCCGCGGGGTCATCGACCGGGCGCGCCAGGCCGTCCCCGGGCCGGTGAAGGCCTTCATGGACAACGGCGCCGACTTCGTGGTGGAAAAGGACCTCTCGGCCCTCGTGCGCGGCATGAACGCGATCACCAAGGACGGACTCCTCGACGAGGAGACGGTCCGCCGCGAGATCGTGTCCCGCGACCGGGAGATCGCCAACCCCTTCACCAAGGACCTCCAGGTCACGGCCATCCACGGCGCCCGCAAGTACCTCGGCGACAAGCTGATCCGCACCGCCGCCCCGCACCGGATCCTGGACCCCGCGGCCGGCCCGCTGATCGCCGTCCGGCTCTCGATCCTGACCCGCAAGTCCCTCGGCGGCCTGGAGACCGACCTCTCCTCCCGCGTCCTGACCGCCACGGGAGAACCCCTCCCCGGCCTCTACGCGGCGGGCGAGGCCGCCGGCTTCGGCGGCGGCGGCGTCCACGGCTACCGGGCCCTGGAGGGCACCTTCCTCGGCGGCTGCATCTTCTCGGGCCGCGCCGCCGGCCGCGCAGCGGCCGAGGCCGTCTCCTGA
- a CDS encoding ASCH domain-containing protein: MTAYADLPPIEFAFPGPLRDRLVAAVLSGAKTTTTGVLADYEAAGDPLPVAGERMVIVDSAGRPVGVLEVTDVRVLRLADVDLRHALDEGEGFTSVAEWRSGHEEFWHGPQMREAVGDPHFTVDDDTPVVAERFRLVTRLP, translated from the coding sequence ATGACGGCCTACGCAGACCTCCCGCCCATCGAGTTCGCCTTCCCCGGCCCGCTGCGCGACAGGCTGGTGGCGGCCGTCCTGAGCGGCGCCAAGACCACGACCACGGGCGTCCTGGCCGATTACGAGGCGGCGGGGGACCCGCTGCCCGTGGCGGGCGAGCGGATGGTGATCGTGGACTCCGCCGGGCGTCCGGTGGGTGTCCTGGAGGTGACGGACGTACGGGTCCTGCGGCTGGCGGACGTGGACCTGCGGCACGCGCTGGACGAGGGCGAGGGTTTCACGTCAGTGGCCGAATGGCGTTCGGGCCACGAGGAGTTCTGGCACGGCCCGCAGATGCGGGAGGCCGTCGGCGACCCGCACTTCACGGTCGACGACGACACCCCGGTCGTGGCGGAACGGTTCCGCCTGGTGACCCGCCTGCCCTAG
- a CDS encoding APC family permease — protein sequence MPTGRSTTLTDPAGQAEIRTYKGQDRALRADRLGTAGLLLSVLAASAPLMVVAGVMPTTFGVMGIVGQPLLFVILGAVLALFSVGYAEMSRHVHNAGAFYAYIARGLGPTAGAGASFVALVAYSAMQVGVYGILGFEISGLFATYLDTELAWWIPALAAVALTGALGWLKIDLNAKVLGVLLLIEVLLVVVFDVAALGKPGPEGLSLHAFNPETLTGAGLGTALCFCIAAFVGFEQSPVYAEETSKPHIVVSRVMFLAVGFVALFFALSAWALSVATGPGEVVKASAEAGPGLLFQLTESRLGTTFTDVLHVLFVTGMFAAMLSFHNVVARYAFAMGREGLLPAAFGRTNKGTGAPATGSLLQTVISVVVVLAFAFTDDAPAGDPTVPVLHLFTWMGSVGALGVTLLMAAASFAVIAFFVRRGTAGAQLWRLGAAGLAGLALLAIAVYTVKDFGVLVGAQEGSALSWALPGIIAAAALVGLAYGLFLRSGRPAVHARIGLGNEAFRLDQAAESAEAGIPAPRA from the coding sequence ATGCCGACGGGCAGATCCACCACGCTCACCGACCCGGCCGGCCAGGCCGAGATCCGTACGTACAAGGGCCAGGACCGCGCCCTGCGCGCCGACCGCCTCGGCACCGCGGGCTTGCTGCTGTCCGTGCTCGCCGCGAGCGCGCCCCTGATGGTCGTCGCGGGCGTCATGCCCACCACCTTCGGGGTCATGGGCATCGTCGGGCAGCCCCTGCTGTTCGTGATCCTCGGCGCCGTCCTCGCGCTCTTCAGCGTCGGCTACGCCGAGATGAGCCGGCACGTCCACAACGCCGGTGCCTTCTACGCCTACATCGCGCGCGGACTCGGCCCCACCGCGGGCGCCGGCGCCTCGTTCGTCGCCCTCGTCGCCTACAGCGCCATGCAGGTCGGCGTCTACGGCATCCTCGGCTTCGAGATCTCCGGCCTCTTCGCCACCTACCTCGACACCGAACTCGCCTGGTGGATACCGGCGCTGGCCGCCGTCGCCCTCACCGGCGCGCTCGGCTGGCTGAAGATCGACCTCAACGCCAAGGTCCTCGGCGTCCTCCTGCTCATCGAGGTGCTCCTCGTCGTCGTCTTCGACGTCGCCGCCCTCGGCAAGCCCGGCCCCGAAGGCCTCTCGCTGCACGCCTTCAACCCCGAGACCCTCACCGGCGCGGGCCTCGGCACCGCCCTGTGCTTCTGCATCGCCGCCTTCGTCGGCTTCGAGCAGTCCCCGGTGTACGCCGAGGAGACCAGCAAGCCGCACATCGTCGTCTCCCGGGTGATGTTCCTCGCCGTCGGCTTCGTCGCCCTCTTCTTCGCCCTCAGCGCCTGGGCCCTCTCCGTCGCCACCGGCCCCGGCGAGGTGGTCAAGGCCTCCGCCGAAGCCGGCCCCGGCCTGCTCTTCCAGCTCACCGAGAGCCGGCTGGGCACCACCTTCACCGACGTCCTGCACGTCCTGTTCGTGACCGGCATGTTCGCGGCGATGCTCAGCTTCCACAACGTCGTCGCCCGCTACGCCTTCGCCATGGGCCGCGAGGGCCTGCTCCCGGCAGCCTTCGGCCGCACCAACAAGGGCACCGGCGCCCCCGCCACCGGCTCGCTCCTGCAGACCGTGATCTCCGTCGTGGTCGTCCTGGCCTTCGCGTTCACCGACGACGCGCCGGCCGGCGACCCCACCGTGCCCGTCCTGCACCTGTTCACCTGGATGGGCAGCGTCGGCGCCCTCGGCGTGACCCTCCTCATGGCCGCCGCCTCCTTCGCGGTCATCGCCTTCTTCGTCCGCCGCGGCACCGCCGGCGCCCAGCTCTGGCGGCTCGGCGCGGCGGGCCTCGCCGGCCTCGCGCTGCTCGCCATCGCCGTCTACACGGTCAAGGACTTCGGCGTCCTGGTCGGCGCCCAGGAGGGCTCCGCGCTGAGCTGGGCCCTGCCCGGCATCATCGCCGCCGCCGCCCTCGTGGGCCTGGCGTACGGCCTCTTCCTGCGCTCCGGCCGCCCCGCGGTGCACGCCCGCATCGGCCTGGGGAACGAGGCCTTCCGCCTCGACCAGGCGGCGGAATCGGCCGAGGCCGGGATCCCGGCCCCGCGCGCCTGA
- a CDS encoding zinc ribbon domain-containing protein YjdM: protein MNENLPPCPKCSCEYTYEMNALVVCPECGHEWVPAEGGAEGGADAGEQVVKDAVGNVLSDGDTVTVVKALKVKGSPSGIKAGTKVRNIRLIDGVDGHDIDCKIDGFGAMQLKSSVVKKA, encoded by the coding sequence GTGAACGAGAATCTTCCCCCTTGCCCGAAATGTTCCTGCGAGTACACCTACGAGATGAACGCGCTCGTGGTGTGCCCCGAGTGCGGTCACGAGTGGGTGCCCGCCGAGGGCGGCGCCGAGGGCGGCGCGGACGCCGGGGAGCAGGTCGTGAAGGACGCCGTCGGGAACGTGCTGAGCGACGGCGACACCGTGACCGTCGTCAAGGCGCTCAAGGTCAAGGGCAGCCCCTCGGGGATCAAGGCCGGTACCAAGGTGCGCAACATCCGGCTCATCGACGGGGTCGACGGGCACGACATCGACTGCAAGATCGACGGCTTCGGTGCCATGCAGCTGAAGTCCAGCGTGGTCAAGAAGGCCTGA